From Herbaspirillum sp. WKF16:
GCCTACGCAAATGCCCTGAGCAGAGCAGGGGAGAATGATAGAATTGTGGTTTTCGGATCCTTCCTTACCGTGGCGGGCGTGATGCAGGCGCGCCGCCCGGGTTTGCATTAACTCCGGAGCCAGTATCCGCGCCGCGCGGCGCCAGGACCTGATTTGCCAGGCAGTTTTTCAAGACATTCAGATCAATTCATTTCGACTCCGCATGGGCTTGTTCTCGCTCTTTCGTAAAAACAAGCAGGAATCTGCTTCCGACCAAGGCGAATTCCGTTCGCGTTCCGAAGAGCAATCTTCCGCACTCCGCACCCGCAGCAGCCGCGCGGCCAATACCTCCGGCCGCGCCGCCGCGGGAGGTCGCGGCAAGGCCGGCAAGGATGCCGGCGCCGATCCGCTGTTGCCGGAAAAGAAACGCGCGCGCCGCCGCCTGATCGGCGCCGTGGCGCTGGCGCTGGCAGTGGTGATCGTCTTGCCGATGGTGCTGGATTCGGAGCCCAAGCCGCTTAACGAAGACATCGCCATCCAGATCCCGTCCAAGGATCAGCCGGCGACCGCCGCCGCCGCTACCGGCACCCAGCCCGCCGCCGCGCAGCCTGCGGCAGACGCCAAGCTGGCCTCGGCGGCTTCCGCGCTGGATCAGAAGGAAGAGATCGTCGAGCCGGCCAGCGTCAATCCGGCGCCCGCCGCAGCCGCGCCGGTCGTGACCGCGCCGGCCGCACCGGCGCCCAAGGTGATCGAGAAGCCGGCTGAAAAGCCCGCCGCCAAGCCGGAAGAGAAGAAGCCCGCCGCAGCGGCAGCGCACAAGGAAGAACCCAAGAAGGAAGCGCCTAAGAAAGAGACGCCCAAGCCCAAGGCGGCCGAGCAGCATGGCGACGACTCGGCGCGCGCGCTGGCGATTCTGGAAGGCAAGTCGAACTCGGGAGCGGCCGCTTCGGCCGACAAGAAACCGGCGGCCGCAGGTGGGAAATTCGTCATCCAGGTGGCCGCGCTGGCCACCCAGGACAAGATCAACGAACTGCGCAGCAAGCTC
This genomic window contains:
- a CDS encoding SPOR domain-containing protein, with the translated sequence MGLFSLFRKNKQESASDQGEFRSRSEEQSSALRTRSSRAANTSGRAAAGGRGKAGKDAGADPLLPEKKRARRRLIGAVALALAVVIVLPMVLDSEPKPLNEDIAIQIPSKDQPATAAAATGTQPAAAQPAADAKLASAASALDQKEEIVEPASVNPAPAAAAPVVTAPAAPAPKVIEKPAEKPAAKPEEKKPAAAAAHKEEPKKEAPKKETPKPKAAEQHGDDSARALAILEGKSNSGAAASADKKPAAAGGKFVIQVAALATQDKINELRSKLSGAGIHSFTQKIATQGGDRTRIRVGPFGSRDEAEKMGARIKKLGLNATIVPA